In one window of Anabaena sphaerica FACHB-251 DNA:
- a CDS encoding 2-dehydropantoate 2-reductase has translation MKICIVGAGAIGGYLGAKLSLAGEEVTLIARGSHLEAIKKNGLRLISADASDLVATPALATSDITEVSPQDVVILAVKTTSVSAIAPSLPHVYHEKTMVVTAQNGVPWWYFRKHGGEYEGTNIKSVDPDGIIENCINVDRVIGCVVYPAAEIVEPGVIKHIEGERFTLGEIDGSKTERIQLLSQTLKKAGFKAPVRNQIRTEIWIKLWGNIAFNPISALTGATLEAIAQYPLTRELAKNMMLEAQVIAEKLGINFGISLEQRIDGAEKVGAHKTSMLQDIEAGRPTEIEAIVGAVIELGKLTQTPTPYIDALYASVKLLETTHQN, from the coding sequence ATGAAAATCTGTATTGTTGGTGCTGGTGCTATTGGTGGTTATCTCGGAGCTAAGTTAAGTTTAGCAGGTGAAGAGGTAACTTTAATTGCTCGCGGTTCCCATTTAGAAGCCATCAAAAAAAATGGACTGAGGTTAATATCTGCTGATGCTTCTGACTTGGTTGCTACTCCAGCTTTAGCTACAAGTGATATTACAGAAGTTTCTCCCCAAGATGTTGTAATTTTAGCCGTAAAAACTACTAGCGTGAGTGCGATTGCGCCTTCTCTTCCCCATGTCTACCATGAAAAAACAATGGTAGTTACAGCCCAAAATGGTGTTCCTTGGTGGTACTTCCGCAAACATGGGGGTGAGTATGAGGGAACAAACATAAAATCTGTTGACCCAGATGGTATTATTGAAAACTGTATTAATGTTGACCGGGTAATTGGTTGTGTGGTTTATCCTGCGGCAGAAATAGTCGAACCGGGAGTAATTAAGCACATTGAAGGTGAAAGATTTACCCTGGGAGAAATTGACGGTTCTAAAACTGAACGTATCCAATTATTATCCCAAACTTTGAAAAAAGCTGGATTTAAAGCCCCTGTACGTAATCAAATTAGAACAGAAATATGGATAAAATTATGGGGAAATATCGCTTTTAATCCCATCAGTGCCTTAACTGGTGCAACTCTAGAAGCCATTGCCCAATACCCTCTTACCCGTGAACTAGCTAAAAATATGATGCTAGAAGCGCAAGTGATCGCAGAAAAATTAGGTATCAATTTTGGCATTAGCTTAGAACAGCGAATTGATGGCGCAGAAAAAGTTGGCGCTCATAAAACATCAATGTTACAAGATATCGAAGCGGGACGACCAACGGAAATAGAAGCGATTGTTGGCGCAGTGATAGAATTAGGTAAACTCACGCAAACACCTACACCTTATATAGATGCACTTTACGCCAGTGTAAAATTATTGGAGACTACCCACCAAAATTAA
- a CDS encoding 4Fe-4S single cluster domain-containing protein, whose amino-acid sequence MATTTTEILSALKEIPAGYLNIMGYVDKSEVNGPGCRAVVWVQGCPRECDGCFNPDSWTFEINKLVAIDTLAEDILKNPHNTGVTFSGGEPFWQASALASLARKVKAAGLNVMAFTGFTLKQLQSESAPPGSQELLAQLDILIDGPFVQSQAINSPLSPVSSKNQQVHVFNPEFKDQISWASDQIEVHVLKDGDRIVTGYQGWLELT is encoded by the coding sequence ATGGCTACAACAACAACAGAAATCTTATCAGCACTCAAAGAAATTCCCGCTGGCTATCTGAATATTATGGGTTATGTTGATAAGTCAGAAGTTAATGGTCCTGGTTGTCGGGCTGTGGTTTGGGTGCAAGGTTGTCCCCGTGAGTGTGATGGTTGCTTTAATCCCGACTCTTGGACTTTTGAAATTAACAAGTTAGTGGCTATTGATACCCTAGCTGAAGATATTCTCAAAAATCCCCATAATACAGGTGTAACTTTCTCTGGTGGTGAACCATTTTGGCAAGCATCCGCACTGGCAAGTTTAGCACGTAAAGTTAAAGCCGCTGGGCTAAATGTGATGGCTTTTACTGGTTTTACTCTCAAGCAATTACAATCTGAATCAGCGCCTCCCGGTTCTCAAGAATTGTTAGCACAATTAGATATTTTAATTGACGGTCCTTTTGTCCAGTCTCAAGCAATTAATTCTCCCTTGTCTCCCGTTTCTTCTAAAAATCAACAAGTTCATGTATTTAACCCAGAATTTAAAGATCAAATTAGTTGGGCTAGTGATCAAATAGAAGTTCACGTTCTCAAAGATGGCGATCGCATTGTTACTGGTTATCAAGGTTGGTTAGAACTGACATAA
- a CDS encoding radical SAM protein yields the protein MSASPSSQKPHCAAVYGPVKSGRFGRSLGIDPIGIISTCSFKCIYCQLGNIQQQTTQQQIFVPTSQIISELQAIAQREIQLDVVTVSGSGEPTLALNLEEILAAIKEIFKQPKVVLTNSTLLGDKSVRNALLLADIVAVKLDAVSSNQLRQINQPLEKIDLPDIIQGITQFRQEYQGRMAIQTMILSSWTAETQAGYIHLLKVLQPDEIQINIPSRPRVLVSQLESRGNDIAESRAYACENFKLLTPEELSAMAQKIHTATKIPVRYPILGDR from the coding sequence ATGAGCGCATCACCATCAAGCCAAAAACCCCACTGTGCCGCAGTGTATGGGCCAGTAAAATCTGGGCGATTTGGGCGATCGCTCGGTATCGATCCTATAGGGATAATATCTACCTGTTCCTTTAAATGTATATATTGTCAGCTAGGTAATATTCAACAACAAACTACTCAACAGCAAATTTTTGTCCCTACTAGCCAAATTATCTCTGAACTGCAAGCGATCGCACAAAGGGAAATACAGTTAGATGTAGTGACTGTGAGTGGTAGTGGTGAACCTACCCTAGCACTTAATTTAGAAGAAATTCTCGCAGCTATAAAAGAAATCTTTAAACAACCAAAAGTAGTATTAACGAATAGCACATTATTAGGTGATAAATCCGTCCGTAACGCTTTATTACTAGCGGATATTGTCGCCGTCAAACTCGATGCTGTTTCGTCAAATCAACTACGGCAAATTAATCAGCCTCTAGAGAAGATTGATTTACCAGATATTATTCAGGGAATTACACAATTTAGACAGGAATATCAGGGAAGGATGGCAATACAAACCATGATTTTGTCTTCTTGGACAGCGGAAACCCAAGCAGGTTATATCCATTTGCTTAAAGTTCTCCAACCTGATGAAATACAAATTAACATTCCTTCCCGCCCCCGCGTCTTAGTTAGTCAGTTAGAATCCAGAGGTAATGATATTGCTGAATCTCGCGCCTATGCTTGTGAGAATTTCAAATTGCTAACCCCGGAAGAACTCAGTGCTATGGCACAAAAAATTCACACTGCTACTAAAATTCCTGTGCGCTATCCCATACTAGGTGACAGGTGA
- a CDS encoding bifunctional sterol desaturase/short chain dehydrogenase: MILAQSLTIDWVLVNNCVQFTTWGVSSLLLAEILRDIYHALCHQVTWLAKWHNKHHAAYRRDLTLVSQKAYLDSQLYHDIVESIILVVLLTIIALVVQQWGLWLGVAYAVTFLYGASLRYFQGTIDTDYNHLPGPLEAIPSVWFVNRTYHWRHHFDDVNAYYSGVFPLVDRILGTGLSLKGKTIALTGASGALGQALTAELIKHNAKVIALTTNPDKIDLQTGLKVISWELGNEAALKANLEKVDILIINHGVNVYGDRTSTAIYNSYEVNTFSALRLIDIFSETVTGSDAKATKEIWVNTSEAEVSPALSPLYELSKRALGDIITLKRLDGVCVIRKLILGPFKSQLNPYGVMSANQVAQGILFLAKRDFRNIIVTVNPLTYVLFPIRELMTWFYCRIFSKAVKGN; encoded by the coding sequence ATGATTTTGGCTCAAAGCTTAACAATTGATTGGGTGTTAGTAAACAACTGCGTACAGTTCACTACCTGGGGCGTTTCTTCCCTGTTGCTTGCGGAGATATTAAGAGATATTTACCATGCTTTGTGTCATCAAGTCACCTGGCTGGCAAAATGGCATAATAAGCATCATGCAGCTTACCGTCGGGATTTAACGTTAGTTTCCCAAAAAGCTTACTTAGATTCCCAGTTGTATCACGACATAGTTGAGTCAATTATACTGGTAGTTCTATTAACAATAATTGCTTTAGTTGTTCAGCAATGGGGGTTATGGTTGGGAGTCGCTTATGCTGTCACTTTTTTATATGGTGCATCTTTGCGATATTTTCAAGGTACAATAGACACAGATTACAACCATTTACCTGGACCTTTAGAAGCCATTCCTTCTGTTTGGTTCGTGAATAGAACTTATCATTGGCGACATCATTTTGATGATGTTAATGCTTATTACAGTGGTGTATTTCCTCTCGTGGATAGAATACTAGGAACCGGACTTTCTCTGAAAGGTAAAACCATTGCTTTAACTGGTGCTTCTGGGGCTTTAGGACAAGCATTAACCGCAGAACTAATTAAGCATAATGCCAAAGTTATTGCTTTAACAACTAACCCAGATAAAATAGATTTACAAACCGGGTTAAAAGTAATTTCTTGGGAATTGGGGAATGAAGCGGCACTAAAAGCCAATTTAGAAAAGGTTGATATTTTAATTATCAATCATGGGGTAAATGTTTATGGCGATCGCACATCCACAGCTATTTACAATTCTTACGAAGTTAACACTTTCTCAGCTTTGCGGTTGATAGATATATTCTCAGAAACTGTTACTGGATCAGACGCAAAAGCTACTAAAGAAATTTGGGTAAACACATCAGAAGCGGAAGTTTCACCAGCTTTAAGTCCTCTGTATGAACTTAGCAAAAGGGCGTTAGGTGATATTATTACTCTCAAACGGTTGGATGGAGTTTGTGTCATTAGAAAATTGATTTTGGGTCCTTTCAAAAGTCAACTTAATCCCTATGGTGTGATGTCAGCTAACCAAGTGGCACAGGGAATTTTGTTTTTAGCCAAGCGGGATTTTAGAAATATTATTGTCACGGTAAACCCGCTAACTTATGTACTATTTCCTATTAGGGAACTTATGACATGGTTTTATTGTCGTATTTTTAGTAAAGCAGTTAAGGGGAATTAG
- a CDS encoding histidine phosphatase family protein yields MTRVIIVRHGQSTYNIERRIQGRTDASTLTDKGRSDAGKAGKALSNIAFTAIYSSPLNRAKTTAEIIHNELVEKSAVIQVSENLVEVDLPLWAGMLSADVKEKFPDDYSIWKKRPHELRMMINDAQGTQELFPVLSLYEQAKQFWQEILSRHQGETILIVGHNGINRALISTALGILPSGYHGIQQCNCGISVLNFAGGLGEPVQLESMNQTQHLGESLPSLRPNHQGFRLLLVRHGETEWNRQGKFQGQIDVPLNDNGRNQAGKAGEFLKDVAIDFAFSSTMARPKETAEIILKQHPDVKLQLLDGLREISHGTWEGKFEAEIEQEFPGELERWRTHPAEVQMPAGENLQQVRERSVAAWQSILQAAEENQLQTGLVVAHDATNKTLLCHILGLSLENFWNFRQGNGAVSVIDYPSGASGLPVLQAMNITGHLSGGVLDKTAAGAL; encoded by the coding sequence ATGACTCGTGTCATCATTGTGCGTCATGGGCAAAGTACATATAACATTGAACGACGTATCCAAGGACGTACTGATGCGTCAACGTTAACGGATAAAGGTCGGAGCGATGCGGGTAAAGCGGGTAAAGCCCTGAGTAATATAGCATTTACCGCAATATACAGCAGTCCCCTCAACCGAGCGAAGACAACAGCGGAAATTATTCATAATGAGTTGGTGGAAAAGTCTGCTGTGATTCAGGTTTCTGAAAATCTGGTCGAAGTAGATTTACCTTTATGGGCGGGAATGTTATCTGCTGATGTGAAAGAGAAGTTCCCTGATGACTATAGTATTTGGAAAAAACGCCCCCATGAATTGCGGATGATGATTAATGACGCACAGGGGACACAAGAACTATTTCCTGTTCTGTCTTTATATGAACAAGCCAAGCAGTTTTGGCAAGAAATTTTATCTCGTCATCAAGGGGAAACTATTCTTATAGTTGGTCATAATGGTATTAACCGCGCCCTGATTAGTACAGCTTTGGGTATTCTTCCCAGTGGCTATCATGGAATACAACAGTGTAACTGTGGAATTAGCGTTTTGAATTTTGCGGGCGGTTTGGGTGAACCAGTGCAGTTAGAATCAATGAATCAGACGCAACACCTGGGAGAGAGTTTACCTAGTTTGCGACCAAATCATCAGGGATTTAGATTATTATTAGTACGTCACGGGGAAACAGAATGGAATCGTCAAGGTAAGTTTCAAGGACAAATTGACGTTCCTCTCAATGATAATGGCAGAAACCAAGCCGGAAAAGCTGGGGAGTTTCTCAAAGATGTGGCGATTGATTTTGCTTTTAGCAGCACTATGGCACGTCCGAAAGAAACAGCGGAAATTATTCTCAAGCAGCATCCTGATGTCAAGTTGCAATTACTAGATGGTTTAAGAGAAATCAGTCACGGAACCTGGGAAGGTAAATTTGAAGCCGAAATAGAACAGGAATTTCCCGGAGAGTTGGAACGCTGGCGCACTCATCCCGCCGAAGTGCAGATGCCGGCAGGGGAAAATTTACAACAGGTACGGGAACGCAGTGTAGCCGCTTGGCAGTCAATATTACAAGCTGCTGAGGAAAATCAACTCCAAACCGGTTTGGTAGTGGCTCACGATGCGACGAATAAAACCTTGCTATGTCATATCCTGGGTTTATCACTAGAAAATTTCTGGAATTTCCGTCAAGGTAACGGTGCAGTTAGTGTGATTGACTACCCTTCAGGAGCAAGTGGTTTACCTGTGCTGCAAGCGATGAATATTACTGGTCATTTAAGTGGGGGTGTACTGGATAAAACGGCAGCAGGAGCATTGTAG
- a CDS encoding DUF6174 domain-containing protein — translation MRLPIAIGAGLLISLSFNLPVFSKISTPIQVTQAQPSQKNTQILKSNLRLWKKQKIANYRYTLTRSCFCTAEARGPIVIEVRNGVTTAVTYVATSKPADKELFKQYDTIPKLFDVIQDGINRKAASLTVKYHPKFGYPTQINIDYDFQMADEELYLTVEKFEVIK, via the coding sequence ATGCGTTTACCTATAGCCATTGGTGCAGGATTACTAATTTCCCTGAGTTTCAACTTACCAGTCTTTTCTAAAATCTCCACCCCCATACAGGTAACTCAAGCACAACCAAGTCAAAAAAATACACAAATATTAAAGTCTAATCTTCGTTTGTGGAAAAAACAAAAAATCGCCAATTATCGCTATACTCTAACTAGAAGTTGCTTCTGTACAGCCGAAGCTAGGGGACCGATAGTGATTGAAGTGCGTAATGGTGTCACAACAGCAGTTACTTATGTGGCAACTAGTAAGCCGGCAGATAAAGAACTATTCAAACAATATGATACTATTCCCAAGCTTTTTGATGTGATCCAAGATGGAATTAACAGAAAAGCAGCAAGTTTAACTGTGAAGTATCATCCTAAATTTGGCTATCCCACCCAAATTAATATTGATTATGATTTTCAGATGGCTGATGAAGAATTATATCTAACTGTAGAAAAGTTTGAAGTAATTAAGTAA
- a CDS encoding dihydroorotase yields MTTELLQKVRVIDPVSETDQIADVLIVDGYIQAIAPQISDISADISIKDCRGLVIGAGLVDLYSHSGEPGFEERETLISFLQAASAGGFTRVSVLPDTFPAIDNPALVAQLQKQIKLEESLHSSSPLHPCTPAPLLQVWGAITSDLAGKQLTEFADLATAGVVGFTDAKPWENLGIVRRVLEYLQPFGKPVAFWPCDRHLSANGVMRESGEALRIGLPPIPASAETSAIAALLELVADIRTPVHIMRVSTARSVELIATAKFQGLPVTASTTWMHLLRDTTDVKSYHTALHLDPPLGNPSDVAALRGGVRGGVIDAIAIDHAAYTYEEKVQAFAESPPGAIGLELALPLLWQNLVETGEFTALELWRVLSNQPAACLQQEIKPIKPGEKAELTLFDPEEIWTVNRENLYTLSNNTPWFGQQIKGRVLQTWC; encoded by the coding sequence ATGACAACTGAACTGCTGCAAAAAGTACGGGTAATCGATCCGGTTTCGGAAACTGACCAAATAGCTGATGTGTTAATTGTTGATGGTTATATCCAAGCAATTGCACCGCAAATTTCTGATATTAGCGCCGATATTTCTATTAAAGATTGTCGGGGTTTGGTGATCGGTGCTGGGTTGGTGGATTTATATAGTCATTCCGGTGAACCAGGGTTTGAAGAAAGAGAAACTTTAATTTCTTTTTTGCAAGCTGCATCTGCTGGTGGTTTCACGAGAGTGAGTGTTTTACCTGATACATTTCCGGCTATTGATAACCCGGCTCTGGTGGCACAGTTGCAGAAGCAAATTAAATTAGAGGAGAGTTTACATTCTTCTTCTCCCCTGCACCCCTGCACCCCTGCACCCCTGCTTCAAGTTTGGGGTGCTATTACCTCTGATTTAGCTGGTAAGCAATTAACAGAGTTTGCTGATTTAGCTACTGCTGGGGTTGTGGGTTTTACGGATGCTAAACCTTGGGAAAATTTGGGTATAGTTAGGCGGGTTTTGGAATATTTGCAACCTTTTGGTAAACCTGTGGCGTTTTGGCCATGCGATCGCCATTTATCAGCAAATGGGGTAATGCGGGAAAGTGGGGAGGCTTTGCGGATCGGTTTACCCCCTATTCCAGCTAGTGCGGAAACAAGTGCGATCGCTGCTTTGTTGGAATTAGTCGCCGATATCAGAACTCCTGTTCATATTATGCGGGTTTCTACAGCCCGGAGTGTGGAATTAATCGCCACTGCAAAGTTTCAAGGTTTACCAGTGACAGCCAGCACCACTTGGATGCACCTGTTACGAGATACCACAGATGTGAAGAGTTATCATACAGCCTTGCATTTAGACCCGCCTTTAGGTAATCCTAGTGATGTAGCGGCTTTGCGTGGGGGTGTGCGTGGAGGTGTGATAGATGCGATCGCTATTGATCATGCAGCTTACACCTATGAAGAGAAAGTTCAGGCTTTTGCTGAATCACCACCGGGGGCAATTGGTTTAGAATTAGCATTACCTTTATTGTGGCAAAATCTGGTAGAAACTGGAGAATTTACAGCTTTAGAATTATGGCGAGTTTTAAGTAATCAACCAGCAGCGTGTTTACAACAAGAAATTAAACCTATTAAACCCGGTGAAAAAGCCGAATTAACATTATTTGACCCTGAGGAAATCTGGACAGTTAATAGAGAGAATCTTTATACACTTTCTAATAATACACCTTGGTTTGGACAACAAATAAAAGGTCGCGTTTTGCAAACTTGGTGTTAA